A genomic segment from Peribacillus sp. ACCC06369 encodes:
- the nirD gene encoding nitrite reductase small subunit NirD, protein MGKTLQKIKVSTVNEMPKNLGKTVTIGSHEIALFHLANGEFRAIENRCPHKGGVLVEGIVSGDHVFCPMHDWKISVVNGEVQKPDNGCVKTFNVAIENGDVYIVL, encoded by the coding sequence ATGGGGAAAACTCTTCAAAAGATAAAGGTTTCAACAGTAAATGAGATGCCAAAAAATCTGGGGAAAACAGTAACGATAGGATCTCATGAAATTGCTCTTTTTCATTTAGCAAATGGTGAATTCCGAGCTATTGAAAATCGTTGCCCACATAAAGGTGGAGTACTGGTGGAAGGTATTGTGAGTGGTGATCACGTCTTTTGCCCGATGCATGACTGGAAAATCAGTGTCGTGAATGGAGAAGTCCAAAAACCTGATAATGGCTGCGTAAAGACATTCAATGTTGCAATAGAAAATGGGGATGTATATATTGTTCTATAA